In Procambarus clarkii isolate CNS0578487 chromosome 25, FALCON_Pclarkii_2.0, whole genome shotgun sequence, the following proteins share a genomic window:
- the LOC138368460 gene encoding ovarian abundant message protein-like, producing MALSTTPETGPRLALIKDPEREPTIQNPGRNGCRNPHNELHDELVQGDERVQGDERVQGDELVQGDELVQGDELVQGDELVQGDERVQGDELVQGDERVRGDELVQGDELVQGNELVQGDERVQGDELVQGDELVQGDERVQGDEWVQGDE from the exons atggccctcagcaccacaccggaaacaggtccaCGTCTGGCCCTGATAAAAGACCCGGAGCGAGAGCCCACGATACAAAACCCTGGACGGAATGGGTGTCGTAACCCGCATAACGAGC TTCACGACGAGCTGGTACAAGGCGACGAGCGGGTACAAGGCGACGAGCGGGTACAAGGCGACGAGCTGGTACAAGGTGACGAGCTGGTACAAGGTGACGAGCTGGTACAAGGCGACGAGCTGGTACAAGGTGACGAGCGGGTACAAGGCGACGAGCTGGTACAAGGTGACGAGCGGGTACGAGGCGACGAGCTGGTACAAGGCGACGAGCTGGTACAAGGCAACGAGTTGGTACAAGGCGACGAGCGGGTACAAGGCGACGAGCTGGTACAAGGCGACGAGCTGGTACAAGGCGACGAGCGGGTACAAGGCGACGAGTGGGTACAAGGCGACGAGTAG
- the LOC138368458 gene encoding mucin-2-like, whose product MQAPWEYLPADFKIMTLEGKKDQTNPHLLRNIAQMDIEANFASYSFTYFTDGSADQQGQETGTAVKRVPEFVEVSNCIQHKSRSPTLSSPSISSPTLCSPTLSSPTLSSPTLISPSLSSSSHSSPTLNSPTLSSPTLSYPTLSSPTLSSPTLSSPTLSYPTHSSPTLSSPTLSSPSLSSSTLSSPTLSSSTLSSPTLISPSLSSSTLSSPTLSSPTLSSPTLNSLTLSSPTLSSPSHNSPTLSSPTLSSSILSSPTLSSPTLSSPTLISPSLSSSTLSSPTLSSPTLSSPTLNSLTHSSPTLSSPSHNSPTLNSPPLTLNSQLSNIQLFNTQHSNTKLSNSQLSNIQLSNTQLSNTQHSNTQLSNTQLSNSQLSNSQLSNTQLSNSQLSNSQLSNSQLSNTQLSHSQSPTLSSPTLSSPTLSSPTLSSPTQNSPTHSSPTLSSPTLSTLTLSSPTLSSPTSPTLSSPTLSSPTLSSPTLSSPTLSSPTLSSPTLSSPTLSSPTLSSPTLSSPTLSSPKLCSPTLSSPTLSSPTLSSPKLSSPTLSSPTLSSPTLNSLSNTHLCNTQLSNTQLSSTYLSNTQLSNTQLSSTYLSNTQLSNSQLSNTQLCNSLLSNTQLSNTQPSNTQLSNSQLSNTQLCNSQLSNTQLCSSLLSNSQLSNTQLSNSQLSNTQLSNTPLSNSQLYNSALQHSALQLSALQLSYSHTQLYNSLLSNTQPSNTQLSNSQLSNTQLSSTQLSKTQLSNTQPSNTQLSCTSASLED is encoded by the exons atgcaagccccttgggaatatctgccagcagactttaagattatgactcttgaaggaaaaaaggaccagactaatcctcatctgctacgaaaTATTGCACAGATGGATATAGAAGCCAACTTTGCATCttacagcttcacatacttcacagatggatcagcagaccagcagggacaagaaaccggaactgcagttaag CGGGTGCCAGAGTTCGTGGAGGTCTCCAACTGCATTCAACACAAGTCCCG ttctccaacactcagctctccatcaatcagctctccaacactctgctctccaactctcagctctccaacactcagctctccaactctCATCTCTCCATCACTCAGCTCTTCATCTCATAGCTCTCCAACACTcaactctccaacactcagctctccaactctcagctatccaacactcagctctccaacactcagctctccaacactcagctctccaactctCAGCTATCCAACACACAGCTCTCCCACACTCAGCTCCCCAACTCTCAGCTCTCCATCACTTAGTTCTtcaacactcagctctccaactctcagctcttcaacactcagctctccaactctCATCTCTCCATCACTCAGCTCTTCAACTCTtagctctccaacactcagctctccaactctcagctctccaacactcaactctctaacactcagctctccaactctCAGCTCTCCATCACAcaactctccaacactcagctctccaactctTAGCTCTTCAATACTCAGCTCTCCAActctcagctctccaacactcagctctccaactctCATATCTCCATCACTCAGCTCTTCAACTCTtagctctccaacactcagctctccaactctcagctctccaacactcaaCTCTCTAACACACAGCTCTCCAACTCTCAGCTCTCCATCACACAACTCTCCAACACTCAACTCTCCACCACTAA CTCTTAACTCTCAGCTCTCCAACATTCAGCTCTTCAAcactcaacactccaacactaagctctccaactctcagctctccaacattcagctctccaacactcaaCTCTCTAACACTCAGCactccaacactcagctctccaacactcagctctccaactctCAGCTCTCCAATTCTCAGCTatccaacactcagctctccaactctCAGCTCTCTAACTCTCAGCTCTCCAATTCTCAGCTatccaacactcagctctcccACTCTCA atctccaacactcagctctccaacactcagctctccaacactcagctctccaacactcagctctccaacacaGAACTCTCCAACACACAGCTCTCCAActctcagctctccaacactcagcactctaacactcagctctccaactctcagctctccaac ctctccaacactcagctctccaacactcagctctccaacactcagctctccaacactcagctccccAACTCTCAGCTCTCCAACTCTCAGCTCTCCAACTCTCAGCTCTCCAACTCTCAGCTCTCCAACTCTCAGCTCTCCAACTCTCAGCTCTCCAACTCTCAGCTCTCCAAAACTTTGttctccaacactcagctctccaacactcagctctccaacactcagctctccaaaactcagctctccaactctcagctctccaactctcagctctccaacactcaaCTCT ctctccaacactcatctctgcaacactcagctctccaacactcagctctctAGCACTTAcctctccaacactcagctctccaacactcagctctctAGCACTTAcctctccaacactcagctctccaactctcagctctccaacactcagctctgCAACTCTCtgctctccaacactcagctctccaacactcagccctccaacactcagctctccaactctcagctctccaacactcaactctgcaactctcagctctccaacactcaaCTCTGCAGCTCTCTGCTCTCCAActctcagctctccaacactcagctctccaactctcagctctctaacactcagctctccaacactccactctccaactCTCAGCTCTACAACTCTGCTCTTCAACACTCAGCTCTGCAACTCTCTGCTCTCCAACTCTCATACTCCCACACTCAGCTCTACAACTCTCTGCTTTCCAACACTCAgccctccaacactcagctctccaactctcagctctccaacactcagctctccagCACTCAGCTCTCCAAaactcagctctccaacactcagccctccAATACTCAGCTGTCATGTACAAGTGCCAGTTTGGAAGACTGA